A single Methylomonas sp. AM2-LC DNA region contains:
- a CDS encoding response regulator transcription factor: MIATMPNLGTVLIVDDTPGNLALLSDTLSEACYRVLVATDGASAIEQIQYIKPDIILLDVMMPGIDGFETCNRIKANPDTESIPILFMTGLSELDHLLRGFHEGALDYIVKPIRPAEVLVRIEVHLTQTRNLHRAESILIDSEFAALSIDSTGCIDWMTPAANLWLLDFLKSQPHLSACQLGDLIPAPLLLWFQSWREQKAEAIYTSSNQALTASISTCQHPNKYLIQLHRNETANSWDAEELKQKLKLTFREAEILMWISRGKTNKEIGLILNTSPRTVNKHLEHIFEKLGVSTRAAAVTKAIQTENR; encoded by the coding sequence ATGATCGCTACGATGCCCAATCTAGGTACTGTCTTAATCGTGGATGATACCCCAGGCAATCTGGCTTTATTATCAGATACACTTTCTGAAGCTTGTTACCGGGTGTTAGTCGCAACTGATGGTGCATCAGCTATTGAACAGATTCAGTATATCAAACCGGATATCATTTTATTAGATGTCATGATGCCGGGTATTGACGGCTTCGAAACCTGTAATCGTATCAAAGCAAATCCAGATACTGAATCCATACCCATATTATTTATGACCGGACTGAGTGAACTAGACCATTTGCTGCGAGGTTTTCATGAAGGCGCTCTAGATTATATTGTCAAACCGATTCGACCCGCTGAAGTTTTGGTGCGTATAGAAGTACATCTCACTCAAACACGTAATCTACATCGTGCTGAAAGTATCCTGATTGATAGTGAGTTTGCGGCATTGTCTATCGATAGCACTGGCTGTATTGATTGGATGACACCAGCAGCCAATTTATGGTTGTTAGATTTTCTTAAATCGCAACCCCATTTATCAGCGTGTCAATTAGGTGATTTGATACCTGCTCCTTTGCTGCTATGGTTTCAATCTTGGCGGGAACAAAAAGCCGAAGCTATTTATACTAGCTCTAATCAAGCATTAACTGCTAGCATTAGTACCTGCCAACATCCTAATAAGTATTTGATACAACTACATAGAAACGAAACCGCTAATAGCTGGGATGCGGAAGAACTTAAACAGAAACTTAAATTAACTTTTCGGGAAGCTGAGATTTTGATGTGGATATCACGCGGAAAAACCAACAAGGAAATTGGCCTGATTCTTAATACCAGTCCACGTACTGTAAATAAACATTTGGAACATATCTTTGAAAAACTGGGCGTTTCTACCCGAGCCGCCGCTGTCACCAAGGCAATACAGACAGAAAATAGATAG
- the urtA gene encoding urea ABC transporter substrate-binding protein — protein MLWAGASVSYAEETIKVGVLHSLSGTMAISETTLKDTMLMLIDEQNKKGGLLGKKLEAVVVDPASNWPLFAEKARELLTKEKVAAIFGCWTSVSRKSVLPVIEELNGILFYPVQYEGEESSKNVFYTGAAPNQQAIPAVDYLMNDLKVQRWVLAGTDYVYPRTTNKILEAYLKSKGVKDKDILINYTPFGHSDWQSIVADIKKFGSTGKKTAVVSTINGDANIPFYKELGNQGISAENIPVIAFSVGEEELSGMDTKPLVGHLAAWNYFMSVDTTRNAAFIQQWHDYIKNPKRVTNDPMEAHYIGFNMWVKAVEKAGTTDPEAVQKNLIGVEFPNLTGGTSKMLPNHHISKPVLIGEIQGDGQFVTVWQTNKLVDGDAWSDYLPDSKPIIADWTAPISCGNYNTKTKKCSGQHY, from the coding sequence ATGTTGTGGGCGGGAGCCTCTGTATCTTATGCCGAAGAGACTATTAAAGTCGGTGTATTACATTCGCTGTCAGGCACCATGGCTATCAGTGAAACCACGTTAAAAGATACCATGTTGATGTTGATTGATGAACAAAACAAAAAAGGTGGATTGTTAGGCAAAAAATTAGAAGCGGTGGTAGTCGATCCCGCTTCAAATTGGCCGTTGTTTGCCGAAAAAGCCCGTGAGTTACTCACCAAAGAAAAAGTGGCCGCTATTTTTGGCTGTTGGACTTCAGTGTCGCGTAAATCGGTATTGCCGGTTATCGAAGAATTAAATGGTATTTTATTTTACCCCGTCCAATACGAAGGTGAAGAATCGTCTAAAAATGTGTTTTACACAGGCGCTGCACCTAATCAACAGGCCATTCCAGCAGTGGATTACCTGATGAATGATTTAAAAGTGCAACGCTGGGTACTGGCCGGAACTGATTATGTGTATCCGCGGACCACTAATAAAATATTGGAAGCGTATTTAAAATCCAAAGGTGTTAAGGATAAGGATATCTTGATTAACTACACACCTTTTGGACATTCTGATTGGCAAAGTATTGTGGCCGATATTAAAAAGTTCGGCTCAACTGGCAAAAAAACCGCTGTTGTCTCAACTATTAACGGCGATGCCAATATCCCTTTTTATAAGGAGCTAGGCAATCAGGGTATTTCTGCCGAAAACATTCCAGTCATAGCTTTTTCAGTGGGTGAAGAAGAGTTATCCGGTATGGATACCAAACCACTGGTTGGGCATTTGGCGGCTTGGAACTACTTTATGAGTGTTGACACGACTCGCAATGCAGCATTTATACAACAATGGCACGATTATATTAAAAACCCAAAACGCGTAACCAACGATCCAATGGAAGCGCATTACATTGGTTTTAATATGTGGGTTAAAGCGGTAGAGAAAGCCGGAACGACTGATCCTGAAGCCGTACAGAAAAACCTGATTGGGGTCGAATTTCCGAATCTAACTGGCGGTACTTCAAAAATGTTACCTAATCACCATATTAGTAAGCCAGTTTTGATTGGTGAAATTCAGGGTGATGGTCAATTTGTTACCGTCTGGCAAACCAATAAGTTAGTCGATGGAGATGCTTGGTCAGATTACTTGCCTGACAGTAAACCTATCATTGCCGATTGGACAGCACCGATTAGTTGTGGAAATTACAATACCAAAACTAAAAAATGTTCTGGGCAGCACTATTAA
- a CDS encoding EAL domain-containing protein, with amino-acid sequence MLTMFYFLPISPDESHLYQGYYNFWLVAVSVLLAFVSAYAALNAASRIAQQDIFSKLMWLAICMLTLGIGVWSMHFIGMLALNLPCTVHYDMPLTFLSMLPSILVSGLALVSLGQQGSKRLPPIIASSFLGIGIAMMHFTGMAAMQLEGFVGYNPYLFAVAVFVAIALSYLLLRTIATQTDCKSRNNALLALVLATAVSGMHYIAMSAAYFIPAEIVPDPTTNLGFNTQTLAVVVILTTVILGLSTLIAATFSRNLETTRQLRVSEERLKIATTSGQIGIWDLDLQTLKLVWDDTMFSLYGVRREDDSDAYQIWLSRLHPADKSQAQAVLKAAIADKKEYQPEFRVIWPDGTLRHLKGHAHLVKDSLGNPLRLIGTLWNNNDYVLSQHQLKLASAAMNKSNSPFFWINNHAQVIDINDSACSSLGYSRAEIINQPIWFFDPMITPESWTEHWEKLKKGLTYTFESIHQRQDGSVFPVEITTNYIVDEGEEFCFSFSHDLTERKQADMHMRIAATAFEAQEAMVISDTKSIILQVNNAFIASTGYTAAELVGQKISILNSDSYDEAFYQSIWQCVAINGRWQGEICGQRKNGESYPKWLTITAVTSNDGQITHYVATHEDITQRKVAEEEIKHLAFYDALTDLPNRRLMLERLKHCIDVDRRENKQLALLMLDLDRFKAVNDHLGHLAGDDLLQQVAGRITSRLREIDLVARLGGDEFLILLDNIIHPDDAARVAKEIVADLSKPFQLLQSDDVRIGASIGISLYPQHGDNPEVLMDHADTALYRAKDQGRGCFAYFSEQLTLSVREHIELETRLRRAIQQQELCLYYQPKVDICTGRIIGAEALLRWQDPDEGLILPSRFIPIAEETSLIVELGEWVLREACQQGQKWLAMGLSPVSLAVNLSPYQFKRSDICAMVAKVLKETEFPPQQLELEITESGLMDNHEEKVYILNWLHTLGIRIAVDDFGTGYSSLAYLKRFSLDVLKIDKSFIDEIPNNVDAMEIAATIVAMGHTLGMKVLAEGVETQEQLAFLQEKGCDMYQGLLKSRPLPSEKFAELLCNQHLVGLMLGDAFN; translated from the coding sequence ATGCTCACAATGTTTTACTTTTTACCCATTTCACCCGATGAGAGTCACTTATACCAAGGCTATTACAATTTCTGGTTAGTGGCAGTCTCAGTGCTGTTGGCCTTTGTTAGTGCTTATGCTGCACTTAATGCGGCAAGCCGTATTGCTCAACAAGATATATTTAGCAAGCTGATGTGGTTAGCTATCTGTATGCTTACTTTAGGAATCGGTGTATGGTCTATGCATTTTATTGGCATGCTGGCCTTAAATTTACCTTGTACTGTGCATTATGATATGCCGCTTACATTCTTATCTATGCTCCCCAGTATTCTGGTCAGTGGGTTGGCTCTTGTAAGTCTAGGACAGCAGGGGAGTAAACGCTTACCACCTATTATTGCCAGTTCGTTTTTAGGCATAGGTATTGCCATGATGCACTTTACTGGTATGGCTGCCATGCAACTGGAAGGTTTCGTTGGCTATAATCCGTATTTATTTGCTGTGGCAGTCTTTGTAGCAATTGCATTGTCCTATTTACTGTTGCGGACCATAGCAACGCAGACTGATTGCAAATCAAGAAATAATGCTTTGCTGGCGCTTGTTCTTGCTACGGCGGTATCCGGCATGCATTACATCGCTATGTCTGCCGCCTATTTTATTCCAGCTGAAATAGTGCCAGACCCAACGACTAATTTGGGCTTCAATACCCAGACACTTGCTGTTGTGGTTATACTCACTACCGTTATTTTGGGTTTGTCTACCTTGATAGCTGCTACATTTTCACGAAATTTGGAAACAACCAGACAATTACGTGTTAGCGAAGAACGGCTAAAAATTGCGACCACTTCAGGTCAGATTGGCATATGGGATTTAGACTTGCAAACACTTAAATTGGTTTGGGATGACACCATGTTCAGTCTGTATGGTGTTCGTCGCGAGGATGATTCAGATGCCTACCAGATCTGGTTAAGCAGGCTACACCCTGCTGATAAATCTCAAGCGCAGGCGGTACTAAAAGCGGCTATTGCTGACAAAAAAGAATATCAGCCAGAGTTTCGGGTAATTTGGCCGGATGGTACTTTACGTCATCTCAAGGGGCATGCGCATTTAGTTAAGGACTCACTGGGCAATCCACTGCGTTTAATTGGAACCCTATGGAACAATAATGATTATGTACTGAGCCAGCATCAACTTAAGCTGGCATCGGCAGCCATGAATAAAAGCAATAGCCCGTTTTTTTGGATAAACAACCATGCTCAGGTGATTGATATTAACGACTCAGCCTGCAGCAGTCTTGGCTATTCGCGTGCGGAAATCATAAACCAGCCTATTTGGTTTTTTGATCCAATGATCACGCCCGAATCCTGGACTGAGCATTGGGAAAAACTAAAGAAAGGGTTAACGTATACCTTTGAATCAATTCATCAACGTCAGGACGGATCGGTTTTCCCGGTAGAAATTACCACAAATTACATTGTTGATGAGGGTGAGGAATTTTGTTTTTCTTTTAGTCACGATTTGACCGAGCGCAAGCAGGCAGATATGCATATGCGTATTGCGGCAACTGCTTTTGAGGCTCAGGAGGCAATGGTCATTTCGGATACCAAAAGTATCATTTTACAGGTCAATAATGCTTTCATTGCATCTACAGGTTATACAGCTGCAGAACTGGTGGGACAAAAAATAAGTATACTTAATTCGGATAGTTACGATGAAGCTTTTTATCAGAGTATCTGGCAATGTGTGGCTATTAATGGCCGATGGCAGGGTGAAATTTGCGGACAACGTAAAAATGGAGAAAGTTATCCAAAGTGGTTAACCATCACAGCTGTTACCAGCAATGATGGTCAAATTACGCATTATGTTGCAACGCATGAAGATATTACGCAACGAAAAGTAGCCGAAGAAGAAATTAAACATCTGGCTTTCTATGATGCGCTCACCGATTTGCCTAACCGCCGCTTGATGTTGGAACGTCTTAAGCATTGTATTGATGTGGATCGGCGCGAAAATAAACAATTGGCGCTACTGATGCTGGATCTGGATCGATTTAAAGCCGTTAACGATCATTTGGGCCATCTGGCTGGAGATGATTTGCTGCAACAAGTTGCGGGGCGAATTACCAGTCGCTTGCGTGAAATAGATTTGGTTGCGCGTTTGGGTGGTGATGAATTCTTGATATTACTCGATAATATTATCCACCCCGATGATGCAGCACGGGTAGCTAAAGAAATTGTGGCGGATCTAAGCAAACCTTTCCAGCTTTTGCAAAGTGACGATGTCAGGATTGGTGCCAGCATTGGTATCAGTCTCTATCCTCAGCATGGTGATAATCCGGAAGTATTAATGGATCATGCCGATACAGCCTTGTATCGTGCCAAAGATCAGGGGCGGGGTTGTTTTGCTTATTTCTCTGAACAGTTAACTCTTTCAGTGCGAGAGCATATCGAACTGGAAACTCGCTTGCGACGCGCGATTCAACAACAAGAGTTGTGTTTGTACTATCAACCTAAGGTGGATATTTGCACTGGGCGTATTATAGGAGCTGAGGCTCTACTGCGTTGGCAAGATCCTGATGAGGGACTGATTTTACCTTCTCGATTCATACCCATTGCTGAGGAAACCAGTTTAATTGTTGAGCTAGGTGAATGGGTGTTGCGTGAGGCATGTCAACAAGGACAAAAATGGCTGGCTATGGGTTTATCTCCTGTTAGTCTGGCTGTTAATCTATCGCCTTATCAATTTAAGCGTAGCGATATTTGTGCTATGGTTGCCAAGGTGTTAAAAGAAACAGAATTTCCGCCGCAACAACTTGAATTGGAAATTACTGAAAGTGGGTTAATGGATAACCATGAGGAAAAAGTTTATATTTTAAACTGGTTACATACGCTAGGCATACGTATTGCTGTTGACGATTTCGGTACCGGTTATTCATCTCTGGCTTATCTAAAACGGTTTTCTCTTGATGTACTGAAAATCGATAAAAGTTTTATTGATGAGATTCCCAACAATGTAGATGCGATGGAAATTGCTGCCACCATTGTGGCCATGGGGCATACACTAGGCATGAAAGTGTTGGCCGAAGGGGTTGAAACTCAGGAACAACTGGCATTTTTACAGGAAAAAGGTTGCGACATGTATCAGGGCTTACTTAAAAGCCGCCCACTACCGAGTGAAAAATTTGCTGAATTATTATGCAACCAGCATTTGGTTGGGTTAATGCTAGGGGATGCATTTAACTAA
- a CDS encoding ATP-binding protein: MKTLRQTITKIRRDYNALVANETLEDYALRYAPRSFRKWSEFQVASTAFGSTSFLVLEAIGGFLSINYGFTNAFWAIVIVGIIIFVTSLPITYYAAIHHIDIDLLTRATGFGYIGSTVTSLIYASFTFTLFALEASIMSLALELFFHLPLPYAHIVSAIIVIPLVTFGITTISRMQFWTQPLWLILLIAPYIAVANAEPDAFVTVESYFWIAGSGQGFNWLMFGSAATVAFSMVGQIGEQVDFLRFLPDKTPQNHYRWWAAMLMTGPGWVVFGVLRQLAGALLAHLAIRHGIDPVHAHEPTQMYLVAYQELFSDPQWALAATTLFVVLSQLKINVTNAYAGSLAWSNFFSRITHSHPGRVVWLFFNVLIAVLLMEFGVFGALEKVLGLFSNMSIAWISAVAADLMINKPLGLSPKQIEFKRAYLPDLNPVGIISTFVASMVSILAYIGIFGETTQAFSAFIALGLSFILVPSLAWLTGGKHYIARDREFNNQFAKAVCSICENEFEHEDIAYCPAYSGSICSLCCTLDARCLDSCKVGFRFDDYLEQLANYLLPSLISLTARLRLLRFGLMFLILAVLTGIFVSIIYYQDLLSVQQNTLAFQLLTNNFLKIYSSLLVFIGLCTWWLILNAESRRVAHEETAKQTQLLLQEIDKHKITDLKLQQAMKMADNANQAKSRFLSNMSHEIRSPLNSIIGYTHILHQDPKFPAHRRQAIETLKRSGEHLCSLIEDVLDIARIEARKFDFKYQPFHFPSFIEHLVQVFQAQAENKQLAFNCQITTVLPQYIRGDENRVGQILMNLLGNAVKFTSTGSINFRIGYSSGVATFQVIDTGTGIDEQQQQNIFQPFTRLDNSMGNATSGSGLGLTISKILTEVMGGELVVQSQINQGSTFSVRLLLPSVNAELETEPQADIVGYKGRRRRIMIVVDQHEHRELMLSLLEPLGFYLSEAYSGEDCLSKIANQVPDLLLLDMSMSGINGIETALRLREQDINIPIVVISANAFADDRVAALNAGCNDFLTKPFRVPELLSKLKLYLALSWQFKDDEQHAEQQELSAVIVPPTHLLQACIECVRIGDLLGLQQLLRELSAEHFEYAPYFAKLTDLASQFRVGEIKTLLTNSTHKETT; the protein is encoded by the coding sequence GTGAAAACCTTGCGCCAAACGATTACCAAAATTCGCCGAGATTATAATGCTTTAGTCGCAAATGAAACCTTGGAAGACTATGCCTTGCGCTATGCTCCCCGCAGTTTTCGTAAATGGTCAGAGTTTCAGGTTGCCAGCACTGCCTTTGGCTCCACCTCATTTTTGGTCCTCGAAGCGATAGGTGGTTTTCTATCCATCAATTATGGATTTACCAACGCTTTTTGGGCTATCGTAATTGTCGGTATTATAATTTTTGTTACCAGTTTACCCATTACTTACTATGCAGCTATTCATCACATTGACATTGATCTATTAACCCGTGCAACCGGGTTTGGTTATATTGGATCAACCGTTACTTCTTTAATATATGCGTCGTTTACCTTTACATTATTTGCGCTGGAAGCGTCTATCATGTCACTGGCGCTGGAACTGTTTTTTCATCTGCCATTGCCTTATGCGCATATTGTCAGCGCAATCATTGTGATACCACTGGTTACTTTTGGTATAACAACCATCAGTAGAATGCAATTCTGGACTCAACCCTTGTGGCTGATTTTATTAATTGCACCTTATATTGCAGTTGCTAATGCAGAGCCAGATGCTTTTGTTACGGTAGAAAGTTATTTCTGGATAGCAGGCAGTGGCCAAGGCTTTAATTGGCTGATGTTTGGCAGCGCAGCCACCGTGGCTTTTTCCATGGTGGGACAGATTGGCGAACAAGTCGATTTCTTACGATTCCTGCCAGACAAGACCCCGCAAAATCACTACCGCTGGTGGGCCGCCATGCTTATGACAGGTCCAGGCTGGGTAGTGTTTGGGGTATTACGCCAACTAGCGGGTGCACTATTGGCGCATTTGGCCATTCGGCACGGCATTGATCCGGTACATGCTCATGAGCCAACGCAAATGTATCTGGTTGCCTATCAGGAATTATTTAGTGATCCACAGTGGGCTTTGGCCGCTACCACCCTATTCGTGGTGCTAAGCCAGCTCAAAATCAACGTGACAAATGCCTATGCCGGTTCGCTAGCTTGGTCTAATTTTTTTTCGCGTATTACACACAGTCATCCTGGTCGAGTAGTCTGGCTATTTTTTAATGTACTCATCGCCGTACTATTAATGGAGTTTGGCGTATTTGGTGCCTTGGAAAAAGTGTTAGGCCTATTTTCCAATATGTCCATCGCCTGGATCAGTGCGGTGGCAGCAGATTTGATGATTAACAAACCGCTAGGTCTAAGCCCTAAACAAATTGAATTTAAACGCGCCTATTTACCCGATTTAAATCCTGTGGGCATTATTTCTACCTTCGTAGCCTCTATGGTGTCAATTCTGGCTTATATCGGTATTTTTGGAGAAACAACTCAAGCATTTTCCGCCTTTATTGCTTTGGGTTTGTCTTTTATACTGGTTCCCTCGCTTGCATGGCTGACGGGAGGTAAACACTATATTGCACGTGATCGCGAATTCAACAATCAGTTTGCCAAAGCAGTCTGTTCGATTTGTGAAAATGAATTCGAGCACGAAGATATCGCCTATTGCCCAGCATATTCAGGCAGCATCTGTTCTTTGTGTTGCACACTGGATGCTCGTTGCCTAGATTCTTGCAAAGTTGGGTTTCGCTTTGATGATTATCTGGAACAACTGGCCAATTATCTGTTACCCAGTTTAATTAGCCTGACTGCACGTTTACGCTTACTACGCTTTGGTTTAATGTTTTTAATTCTGGCAGTATTAACCGGTATTTTCGTCAGTATTATTTATTATCAAGACTTGCTAAGTGTGCAGCAAAATACGCTAGCCTTTCAGTTATTAACCAATAATTTTCTTAAGATTTATTCTTCGCTACTGGTATTTATTGGTCTGTGTACTTGGTGGTTAATATTAAATGCCGAGAGTAGACGGGTAGCCCATGAGGAAACAGCAAAACAAACGCAATTGCTATTACAGGAAATAGACAAACACAAAATAACCGACTTGAAGTTGCAACAAGCCATGAAAATGGCTGACAACGCCAACCAAGCCAAAAGCCGTTTTTTAAGTAATATGAGTCATGAAATACGTTCCCCTTTGAACAGTATCATTGGCTACACTCATATTCTGCATCAAGACCCCAAGTTTCCAGCTCACCGTCGCCAAGCCATTGAAACGCTTAAACGTAGCGGAGAACATCTCTGCTCATTGATAGAAGATGTGCTTGATATTGCCCGCATTGAAGCCCGCAAGTTCGATTTTAAATATCAACCATTCCATTTTCCCAGCTTTATCGAACATCTGGTACAAGTTTTTCAAGCGCAGGCAGAAAATAAACAGCTCGCTTTTAATTGCCAGATTACCACCGTATTACCGCAATACATTCGCGGAGATGAAAATCGCGTTGGTCAAATTTTAATGAACTTACTGGGCAACGCAGTAAAATTCACCAGCACTGGTAGTATAAACTTCCGCATAGGCTATAGTAGTGGGGTTGCCACCTTTCAAGTGATTGATACCGGTACCGGGATTGATGAACAACAACAACAAAATATCTTTCAGCCATTTACTCGCTTGGATAATTCCATGGGTAACGCTACTTCAGGCAGTGGACTTGGCCTCACTATCAGTAAGATTTTAACTGAGGTGATGGGTGGAGAATTGGTAGTACAAAGCCAAATCAATCAAGGATCGACGTTTTCAGTAAGATTGTTATTACCCAGTGTTAATGCCGAACTGGAAACAGAGCCGCAAGCCGATATTGTCGGTTACAAAGGACGGCGGCGGCGTATCATGATAGTGGTCGACCAACACGAACATCGTGAATTGATGTTATCGTTACTGGAACCTTTGGGGTTCTATCTTAGTGAAGCCTATTCTGGTGAAGATTGTCTGAGCAAAATAGCAAATCAAGTACCCGATTTGTTGTTACTGGATATGTCAATGAGTGGCATTAATGGCATTGAAACTGCACTACGCTTAAGGGAGCAGGATATCAACATCCCCATTGTAGTTATTAGCGCCAACGCTTTCGCCGATGACAGAGTTGCGGCTTTAAATGCGGGCTGTAACGACTTTTTAACCAAACCATTTCGAGTGCCGGAACTACTTAGTAAACTTAAACTTTATCTGGCATTGTCGTGGCAATTTAAAGATGATGAACAACATGCAGAACAGCAAGAACTAAGCGCAGTAATCGTTCCACCAACACACTTATTACAAGCATGTATTGAATGTGTACGTATTGGTGATTTGTTAGGATTACAGCAATTGCTACGAGAACTCAGTGCAGAACACTTTGAATACGCCCCCTATTTTGCCAAGCTTACCGATCTGGCCAGCCAGTTTAGAGTCGGTGAAATTAAAACCCTATTAACGAACTCTACCCATAAAGAGACTACGTAA